One stretch of Candidatus Angelobacter sp. DNA includes these proteins:
- a CDS encoding tetratricopeptide repeat protein, which produces MRQFLALAGLWVLLAAVALRAVEPDDRFVRIYTLIQQADALKKGGREDQARQKYVEARGELESLRKEYPGWNESVVEFRLKYIAEKLGQNGDLSGKSPADAEAAKASRAGESNGTVQLLQGQVRQLTADKELLQARLKEALTAQPAAVDPRELARAEERIKVLEKQVGVLKANLEKAESKPDKPVDPVVLEDARKALDVVSQKLARQTELTATATLEKEALQKRLQAFIDGDEIRALRSENESLRRRAGGLAATADAQTGAPANGNEKPEGRPAEPAERRGAAVALKTNTPGKGTSERETIAPTNVVMVSALQTALRSVQQERDELQRKLDAATRELDDFRARKPSAQTNPRTDRATVSGLRTGVFDTGKPSGPPEEQALLKPPDTTSPERSDATGKKPSGMRPPAESPLLTEAARAFAAHRYEEAEKKYSAALRIEGKNANVLVRLAAVQIEQGRLADAERNLGEALMADPKDTSSLSLLGTLKIREKKYDAALDALSRAAQLDPTNADIFQHLGVALAEKGLREPAESAFRRALQLAPDNPGAHHGLAAVYAGRHPPSLELARRHYQKALQAGGAKDPELEKVLDAHKPGVPSK; this is translated from the coding sequence GTGAGACAGTTTTTGGCGTTGGCTGGACTGTGGGTGCTGTTGGCCGCCGTTGCGCTCCGCGCGGTGGAGCCGGACGACCGGTTCGTCCGCATCTATACCTTGATCCAGCAGGCGGATGCGTTGAAGAAAGGCGGGCGGGAAGACCAGGCAAGGCAAAAGTATGTTGAAGCACGGGGAGAACTCGAATCTCTACGCAAGGAGTATCCCGGCTGGAATGAAAGCGTCGTCGAATTCCGACTCAAATACATTGCGGAAAAATTGGGACAAAACGGTGATTTATCCGGAAAAAGTCCGGCCGACGCGGAAGCAGCCAAAGCGTCCCGGGCCGGCGAATCCAACGGCACCGTCCAACTCCTGCAGGGACAGGTCCGCCAGTTGACGGCCGACAAGGAATTGCTCCAGGCCAGACTCAAGGAGGCGTTGACCGCGCAGCCGGCGGCAGTGGACCCGCGCGAGCTGGCGAGGGCCGAGGAACGAATCAAGGTCCTGGAGAAACAGGTCGGAGTGTTGAAGGCCAACCTGGAGAAGGCGGAATCAAAGCCGGACAAGCCGGTCGATCCCGTGGTGCTGGAGGACGCGCGCAAAGCGTTGGATGTGGTCTCTCAAAAGCTCGCGCGGCAGACCGAGCTGACCGCCACCGCGACATTGGAAAAAGAGGCGCTGCAAAAACGCCTGCAGGCGTTCATCGATGGTGATGAAATAAGAGCGCTGCGATCCGAAAATGAATCCTTGAGAAGACGGGCCGGCGGGTTGGCGGCCACGGCCGACGCGCAAACTGGTGCGCCCGCCAACGGGAACGAGAAACCGGAAGGCCGGCCCGCCGAACCCGCAGAGCGGCGCGGCGCAGCTGTGGCGCTAAAAACAAATACGCCCGGAAAAGGAACGAGTGAACGGGAAACAATCGCACCAACCAACGTGGTGATGGTGTCCGCTTTACAAACCGCGCTGCGATCGGTTCAACAGGAAAGGGACGAGTTACAGAGGAAACTTGACGCAGCGACCAGGGAGTTGGACGACTTCAGGGCCCGCAAGCCGTCGGCCCAAACGAATCCACGGACGGACCGGGCCACGGTATCGGGCCTGAGAACCGGTGTTTTCGACACAGGGAAACCTTCTGGTCCGCCCGAAGAGCAGGCTTTGCTGAAGCCGCCGGATACCACCTCACCAGAGAGAAGCGATGCGACCGGAAAAAAGCCTTCGGGGATGCGGCCGCCAGCGGAGTCACCCCTGCTCACTGAAGCCGCGCGCGCGTTTGCGGCTCATCGTTACGAAGAGGCGGAAAAGAAATACTCTGCGGCCCTGCGCATTGAAGGGAAGAACGCGAACGTTCTGGTCAGGCTCGCGGCGGTCCAGATCGAGCAAGGCCGGCTGGCCGACGCGGAACGAAACCTGGGCGAGGCGCTGATGGCCGATCCCAAGGACACCTCCAGTCTGTCACTCCTGGGCACCCTGAAAATCCGCGAAAAAAAATATGATGCGGCACTCGACGCGCTCAGCCGCGCCGCCCAGCTCGATCCAACAAATGCCGACATTTTTCAGCATCTCGGAGTCGCGCTGGCGGAGAAAGGACTGCGCGAACCCGCTGAGTCGGCGTTCCGGCGCGCGCTCCAACTCGCGCCCGATAACCCGGGGGCGCATCACGGCCTGGCGGCGGTTTACGCGGGCCGGCACCCCCCTTCGCTGGAACTGGCACGCCGGCACTATCAGAAAGCGCTGCAGGCCGGAGGCGCGAAAGATCCGGAACTGGAGAAGGTTTTAGACGCGCACAAGCCCGGGGTACCGTCAAAATGA